Part of the Metarhizium brunneum chromosome 6, complete sequence genome is shown below.
TTTCTTCACGCTAGTCAATGTGACAAAGGAGCGGGAAAAGCGAGGGCTGCGATGCTTGCCTTTGATGCGCCCCCGCATGAAGCATCGCTATCATGTGACGGATTGTGCCGGCAAAGAGACATTGTGAGACGGTTACACAATCGCTCGCATGCACGAGACAATCGTGGATGCGCACGCGGTGGCAACAAGGTGAGGGAGACAATGCCCGCCTTGCatgtcgagactcgagaggGCGCGCACGTTCCCATCATGTGCCTGCGGAGCAAAGGGCCATGAATGGCAAAGAGCGAGGTGAAGGAGCAAGATGCCAGCGAGTTCAGCTGGTATTTGCCGACAAGGCACACGTACGCAGGCGACCTTGCCGGAACATGACTATGTGGGCAAAAGAGACATCTGGAAGCTCTCGCGAACTGGCTATGGCATCGTATGCTTTTTCCCGCGCCGCCTTTTTTTGcgagtcaactggtctgcAAGGGAGCACAACGGGGCAGAGCCAGCCagtggcaacattgaacaccAGGTCCCTCGCTTACCACCCCTGGCGATGGATCTATGTCGTACGTACATGTGCCCTTGTATGTATGCGTCTTTTTGTCCGCCCGTCAATGAACAGTCCCGCATCACAAGCGGCATGCGGCACATGTGCGCCCTGGCCAAAAACCACGTCGTCCAACGATTTGGCGGTGGCGCACAGTCCCCGGCCGATCGAGCCGGGGTCTTCGCAAACCGCCCGCCAGGTTCGGCGGGCAATTGGTCCAAACATTTGCCCTCTTGTCCAAAAGGGCATCTAGTCTTGCCCCGACGGCCCCGTGAGTTTCAGGCCGACATACGATCTTGCCGGGATGCTGGACGGGGCTCAACGCCGAGTGAACatgaggaaaaaaaaaagagaaaaaaagggggtaCCGTTCGTCTGGTCTACGGCTGTGTATATAGGGAGCACAATGTCCGACGTGCCATGTTTGTCCTTCACGGCGAAATCGTCACGCTTGCTGCTTCTTTGTACCGGTGCCGGGGTTCCGAGTGCCATCTTCACTCCCTCTCTTTCAAACGCTCTGCGCAGGTCGCTGCCTCTGCTCACTCTCCTTTTCGACAAGACGACATTTGGACTTTTATAGTCGTACACATTCCCTTGCCTCTGACGGCAGCGCAGCGTCGATCCGTTTCCAATCCTTTTCTGTTACTTTTACCGTTTTTTGCTCTCTGGAAGAGCTCTCGTCCATCGTTTCTGAAATATCATCATCTTGTAGCGACATCGACAATATGAAGACGACTACCTTGGCGACCCTGGCTGgtctcgccgcctccgctgCCGCGTACCCCGTCGCGGATCATCTCTGGGCTCGGGCGTGCACCCCCGGCGCCCTCATGTGCAATGGCACCACGCAGTTTGCGCTCTGCGTCGCCGCGGACAGCACGCCCCAGTGGATGAACGTCTCCGAAGGGACGCAGTGCGTCTGCTCTGGCTCCGAGTGCAGCATCACCAGCACGAATGGAACTTTGGCGAGTGCCCCTGCCCCTGGTGCCTCGCCGACGGCACCGCTGACTTCGGCTCCCGCCCCCGAGGGGACTCCGGCGCAGACGGCCAGCGTGTCTGCGGCCGTCCCGACCAGTGCTCCTCCTGCTGGCTCTTCCTTGGTCCCCAGTTCGTCGCCCGTAGCAGCTCCCGCGCCATCGTCGGATCCCGCTCCAGTGCCATCttcagctccagctcccgcGCCATCTTCGGACTCGGCTCCAGTGCCATCTTCAGCTGCAGCTCCAGTGCCGTCATCGGGTCCAGCTCCCGCACCATCGTCAGCTGCAGCTCCTGCGCCATCGTCAGCTGCAGCTCCCGCGCCGTCCTCGGGCGCAGGACCTGCCCCCAGCAGCCCTGCCCCTTACAAGCTGTATCTCGGCAACGGCAGTCCTGCCGACGGCTGGCCCACCGAGTCCAAGTGGCCGTCCTTTGAAGCCCTCTGGACCATCAACCTACCCTTCATCAAGACGGGTTGTAACTGGCAGAACTTCCAACCAAACTCGGAGGAGGAAACGGCCGAGCTCAAGTCGGCCATCGAGTCGGTCGGCCAATccggcggcgtcgacccccgcttcatcctcgccattgtCATGCAGGAATCCAACGGCTGCGTGCGCGTCGGGTCTACCGCCAACGGCGTCAAAAACCCAGGCCTGATGCAGTCGCACATGGGGCCCCATACGTGCTACAACAAGTCCACGTGCTCCAAGGACGAGATCGAAGGCATGATCAAGGACGGCACCCTCGGCACGCCCAGCggcgacgggctcaagcaggtCCTGGTCCAGGCGGGCCCCGGCGAGGGCCAGTTCTACAGGGCCGCCCGCATATACAACTCGGGGAGAGTCGCCGCCGGGGGGGCTCTGCAGCTGGGTATCGGCGCTACGAACTGCTACTCGACCGACATTGCGAACCGGCTTTCCGGCTGGAACTCCGGCGTGACCCCTTGCCATGTATAAAGCTGGCCCCTTGGGAACCCTTGCACAATATGTACTTGTACCGACGGGCGGGCTTGTTGGGTATGGACAAAAGGAACAGAGGTGCCGTGGCATTTTGGCTGGCGATGTGTATACGATTTTTGCTTGCAGCCATGGATACTGGGAGGCTCACTTACACCCCCGAGGGGTTTGGACAATGGCGTTGGAGCACAAGCGGGGGGTTACTCTTCTATTTTGATGCATGTAGTTGCCCGCCTCTGGCAGGTTGGTGTCAACTCTTTGACCCTTGTACATATAGCTTTCTAGCATGCCAAGCGTTACGAGAACAAGATGTTTTATGCTACACTATGACCCGGTATCCTACCTAAACTGCTGTGCTTTCATCTGTCACTGATACGAAAAGTACGTGAATAATAATACGAGGCGACTTTCTTGGCATTAAGACTATATGTACGCTAACTCGGGCAAAGATGGCTGGGAGCTGTGTTGACGGGGCTGGACACGCCTGAGATCAATGCGCAACGGTGAGGTTGAGGCGCGGACACGAGGGGCCGAGTCATGGCTCGGTCTTGGCCTCTGAGCCAGTCTTTTAGAGTCAATAGGCGACAACATTTTCCTCAAGTCACTTGCTCCACTGTTGTTCGTCTATTGATGTAGTGGGTGGTTGCGCGAGGTTGCAGCCGTAAATAACTTGAACTGCGGCGTATATGAAGGCCTTATTTCTAGACGCCTGCCATGTCACTTCTGGCGCCGTCTGATGTCCGAGTTGTCCTGGGACGTACTCGACAGTAAACCAGAAATAAACTGGGGACCTGGCCGTGCAAACTCACCAGACATCATTGATGCAACCACGTTCTTCGCCACCGGGTCTATTGGTCCGCAAAGCAGCCCAAACGGCAAAGGAAACCCTTGCGTCCGGTCTGCTTTGTCCCTTGCCTAGACTGCCCTTGCAGAGGATGGGCGGACCGCTCTGACGCACTCGGCAGCGACACTCGTCCCAACTAGAGGATAAGCAATGAGACCACGGTAGAGTCTGGTCCTTGTTGTCGTTCCAGGCGGCTTCAACTCGGGAGCGTGCCGACCTGTCAGGCTCGGTGGCACAAGTCTGATCGATGGGCAACTCAACGCGCGGCAGTTGGTTTATGACTGCGCAGCGCTCCCAAACCTAAtcgggtcaactggtcagaTTGACGCTCCACTCATATAAATTTAGTGTGGCTCGCGTCAATCTAGTATTCAATTTCACGGCCTTGTCAGTGCCCGTCTTAATATATGTGTGATTTACAGTTAAAAGTGCGTTTTTTGAGGTCTGCGAGAGCTTGAGATGTGTGTTATTTGAAGCAATCAACGCATCTGCCCGGTTCAAGTCCCGACCACGCCGgacttttttctcttttaaCTACATGTAGCTATAGGTGAAAAATTTCACATGTATTTTTATAGCGAAAATTACATGGGTAAATACCTGACCCGATTCGGATTGGGACCGCTGCGCGATAAAAAAACTGACCGCTGCGCGTTTAGCGGCCCCCGATCGAACGTCTTtgcgcaacattgaatctctTGGCGCGGCactcatcttcgtcatcccaGCTACGTACAAAGGGACCGGCAATTAATGGCGGTCCAGATTCTTCGGGGCAGACTTTGAATCGGCTGGGGCCACCTGCTGGCCTGGTGGCACGCCGACCGAAAGAAAAGATGGCAGGGCGTGCTTCGGGATGCGCAAGAGCTAGAGTTGAAGAGTCAAGTTGATGTCACTTGTTTGATCAAAACGCAAGTCGGTGCTAAAATGCTCCGCAAGCACAAAGAGATGTTACGTGGTGAGATtgctgcagcagcatcagtATGTACATTCAAGTCGAGCCTTATTAACGCTCCCCGCTTCCCGGTCCAACAAAGAAATTGTCACTCTGTTACTGTTTCAAGCTGCCGGTGGTCAACAGCAAACATCTGGCTGATCCGATGCTAGTCACATCTAATGCTGGACCTCAGCGCCTGTTGGCCACCAGACGCTTTCCTTGTGGTCGTATTCCACGGCGCATCTGGCAATACATCTACACCGTGCAACGGCTCATGCCAAATCAGGCTTCTCACTCAAAATTTCGATTTTGCCGCCCGCTGCCGTCATTTGTCTTTTAGCTCATTCCGAATCATGTCTAATACCCCCGGTTGCTTGTTGCAGCCAGAGTCAGTCGGCAGTCACTTGCAGCATACGCCATAACGGCCTTTGTTTATAATGTTGCATCCCTTACAACCATTTCTTGAAAATCTACTCTCCGATATCTAGTAGCCCCTTGGGCGATTATACAATAAGAAATTTATGCCTTGCCAAATATGCAGTCAAGCGACCTCTTTGATTCCAAAccctgaaaaaaaaaatgaaaaacaaaaaaagaaaattgtCAGCAATGTTGTGCCACGAAATTACTAAACAAACGACtgcgcccgccgccgacaaaCAGCAACAACCAAACTACTCGGCCTTCTTGGACGTCTTGGTCCtcagcttcatcaacgcGTACACCATGGCATACGAGCTAAACACCATGAGCACGACAATAGCCGCATCCCGCCACCCGAAATAGTACTCGTTGAGGTTGAGCGTCCTCAGGTAATCCTGCGCCTCGGTATACGAACACACTTTGCAGGAACTCGTCGCCTCCGGATTGAGAAGGTTGGCCACGCTGCCCGGCCCTTCGGCCAGGTAATCCCTCAGGTACTCGCCGCACGTGGTGCCGTTGACCGGGTCAAAGGTGGCGAGCTCCCTCGACGAGCACGTCACCTTGCTCCCCCAGAGGTCAAACACGAGCAGACTGCCCATGAGGTAGTTGAACGGATTGAGGTAGTACATCCAGTACCGCCAGAAGGGCTGGATCTGCGAGTACGGCACGAGGACGCCGCAGAAGGAGACGAGGGTTCCAATCAGCAGCGGGTTCACCAGCGTGGCAAAGACCTCGTTGGGCGCGTAGGCGGCAATGAACTGCCCCATGCCCGTGTACAGGAACTCGTACATGAGCATGACGAAGAAGGTGGCGCCGGCGCGCTGCGAGTTGGCCGGGAACCCGACCGTGTAGTACCAGCACACAAAGTAGAGCACGCCGCAGATGATGAGGTACGGGATCTCGGAGACGATGAGGCCCGTGACAAAGGCGACCCACGAGTACATTTTGGACTTTTTCTCGCGCGCCTCGAAGATGTCGCGGCGGTGGATGAAGAGCGGCTGCAGCTGGGCCAGCACGCCCGGCGCCACGAAGATGaagttgaagatggtgaaGAGCTTCAGCTGCAGGTCGCCCACCGAGTCGCCCACCATCCAGAAGGAGAAGCCGTTGAACAGGGCCGAGAAGATGTGCAGCGCAAACTTGTTGTTGACGTAGTCTGTGTTGCGGTACAGCGACACGTTCATCCGGTGCGTCACCAGCTTGATCTGCTCCCACATGGGCGTGGCGAActcgtggccgtcgtcgacggtcCCGGGGGGGGACGCGGCCGCCTTCTCAATGATGCCGTCCAGCTCGGCCGTCATCTTTTCGTACTCGGGCGAGGCGAGCCATATGTCGCTCCAGTTCTTGCCCTGCGAGAGCACCCCCGAGACGACGTCAATCATGTGCTCGGCCGGGTTGGCCCCGGGCGGGCAGGGGGCGCCGTAACGCCCGAAGTACTCCTTGATGACGGAGGCCTGCTCGCCAATGTCGCCAAAGTAGACGGTTTTGCCGCCCTTGGCCAGAAGCAGGAGCGTGTCGAACTGGGAAAAGAGCACGGCAGAAGGCTGGTGGATCGTGACCAGCACCGCCTGGCCGACCGCGGCGAGCTTGCGCAGGAAACGAACCGTGTGGTAGGCAGATTGCCCGTCAAGGCCCGAGGTAGGCTCGTCCAGGAAGAGCAGGATGCTGGGCTTGGCCACAAGCTCAACGCCAATCGTCACGCGCTTGCGCTGCTCGACGCTCAAGCCCGCGCCGACCTCGCCGATCAGCGTGTCTGCCAAATCGTGGAGCTCGAGGAGGTCGATGATGGTGTCCACGTAGGCAAGCTTCTCTCTCCGCGGCGTCTCGCGGCTCTGTCGGAGCAGGGCGGAAAACTGCAGCGCCTCGCGGACAGTCGCGTGGGATTCGTGCACATCGAGCTGTTCGCAGTAGCCCGCCGATCGCTGGAAGGATACCGGAAGGGGTCTTCCGTCGACCAAGATGGATCCGTGGATGGTTCCCTCTGTCTTTCTCTGAGCCAAGACATCCAGCAGCGTCGTCTTTCCCGCGCCGGAGGAACCCATCAGAGCGGTGAGGTTTCCGGGCTTGACCCAACCCTGTacattgtccaagagcagtcGATCGCCAGATGGCGTTTTGACCGTGTACGACAGATTCTTCCAAGTGAAGACGGACGTGTTGCGCACAAGATTTGTCGGCCCTTCGTCTTCTGCTTCTGTTCTTTCGTCGCTCAAAGATGCGCTCGAGACAACGGCGTCTgagacttgtccttggccctcctcgtccttttccctctttttctGGCCGACCTTGTACGCCTTGGCCGTGTCTCTGGGGATGAAGAGACTCGGGCCGGCTTCAGAGGACGAGCGCCACCGGCTCGTCATCACAatggtgatgaagacgaagagcgcCCACCACGCCCAGACGATGCCAAAGTTTCGCCACAGGTGCGAATGGCTATATGACAGCGACGCGAGGTACGCATCACCATCGACAAAACTCTGGCCGGGTAcagcgccgccgacgccagcGCACGCTTGATTCTCGCCACTGGTAAAGCCGGGCCCGCTGGGGATGAGGTTGTTGGCGACGCAATCGATCCTTTTCCCGTGGAACTCGTTTGACAGCAGAGCGTCGAACGCATAGGCCAGAGGATCGATCCAGAAGAGCCACACGAACCAGGGGTGCATTTGGGGCTTCTGAATCATGTATCCCGTGTACATGATGCACGCGGTGATGAGGAACCCGGAAACCTTGGAAGCCGCGTCAAACGTGCTGAACCCGGCGCCGATGGACCTgaacaaggccgtcatgCACTTTAGCAAAACACTGTTAGCGAGCTCGAGCGTCGGACATTGGTCAGAGGAACACTCACAAAAGTAGTGGCAACCACGATGATCCAGAaagtgaagaagatgcccgCGTCCATGGTCAGACCAACCATAAAGTACAGGATGAGGGAGAAGGCGGAGACCTGGAAGAGAATGACGGGCACGTCGGCGGCAATCTGCGCGATACAAAAGGCCGCGGGGTGAAAGAAGGCAAACGACTTGTGCTTGAGAAGAACCGGCCGTCCGCTAAACGACTCTGTAACTTCCGACATGGACAACAGACTGTTGAagagcaaggcaaagaagcaCGCGCCCGACTTGACAAACaagcccgccgaggacgcgggCGCGTTGTAAAACAGAGACCCGGCGATGAGAGCCTGCACAATGGTGGAAACCtgcttgatgatgaatgtGGCCTTGTCTCCCCAGAGGATTTGGTACTGCCGGATGATGCAGGCCCTGACCTGTCCAAGAAAGCCAACCGTCATGGGGCTGTTCTTGGGCAGCCCCTTTTCCTTGTCCAAGTGGATGGCCTGCTGGAACAGCTCCGTCTTCTCCTTTGCGCCGGCCGAGGTGGGAAAGTCGTACTCGGCCTTCATCCGGCTGTAGATTTGCGTCTCCTCATAGCGAGCGCGTatgtcggccgccgtccGGGGAAACTTGTGCCGCATATCGCCACGGATCTTGCGCTCCGTGGGGACGGTGACGCCGGTCAGGAAGTCGGCCAcattggcgccgtcgtcgcagaTGAAGCCCAGTTCCTCCATGAAAGGGCGTGCCTCCCTCATTGGTCCGTAGTAAATCTCTTTGCCTTCGTCCAGTACCAGCACCTTGTCAAAGAGCTGGTAAATGCCGTTGCCGGCCTGGTACAGGGTAACGATGGAtgcgaggccaaggacgtcGGTCATGGCACGAATCGCCTTGGTATACTCTAGAGCACTGGAGAGTACACGCGTTAGCTGGTCGAGACGCCAAACGGGAGGGATTCTACTTACGTGCTGGCATCCAGGCCTCTGGTCGAATTGTCCCAGCAAAACACACTGCCCCTGGAGGCAAGGCACTCAATGATGGAAACGCGCTTCCTCTCACCGCCGGAAACGCCACGCACAAACGCATCGCCGACCTTTGTGTCGAATGTGTGCTCGATGCCCATGGACTTTAGCAGGAACTCCTTGGTCTCTGCACGATGGTCCTCCTTGTCGCTCACCCCGTTGGGCAGGTTGAATGGTGTTTTCAGCCGAGTTGCAAAATCCATGGATTGGCCCACGGTGAGTGTAGGGAAGAAGACTTCCTCTTCTGTGTTCATGACAATCTGGCCTCTGTACTTTTTGGCGTCGCTGGCCTTCATGGACCCGTAGAAGACGTCCCCGGATATGTGCTCGTAGCCGCGTCTTTTGTTGGTCAGGAGGTTGAGCAAGGTGGTGCATCCGGATCCAGggcggccgaggacgagcaaCATCTCGCCTGGCTTTACACAGCCATGTGAAGCGTCCAATATTGTCTTGAGGGGCGTCTCGCGTCTCGACTCTTGGATGAGTTTGGGAATGTTGAACTGCGACACGACATTTTCGTGCAGAGCGGATTCCGCGCTTCGTGCCTTGATCGTCAAGTCCGTCCAGGTGACGCCGAGTTCACGACGGGGGAAGCCGGAGGCCTGGTTTCTCTCATGGAATTTGGCAACATTGGGTTTCATGGCCCATTCTTGCGTAGTGGGCAGGGCCTTGTCCTCTCCATCAGGAAAGCCATCGTTGGCGAGAGTCCTGGTGTCGTCGGCGGACATGGTGAATTATAGTGGCGGTTGCCAGACTAGAACCAAAGTGTGAGAAAACACACCGGCGCCTGACAAGGAAGAAATTCAAACCAAAAATGAAGAAGCACTACAGGAATATTCACATGGGCTCCAGCGTACAGGCTATATATATGTATCTCGACAGGATCGGGGCACAACCCCCGGCTCGGTATTTCGGATTGGTCCGAGATTTGCAATCAAGTTAGTTT
Proteins encoded:
- the atrF_1 gene encoding ABC multidrug transporter atrF, whose amino-acid sequence is MSADDTRTLANDGFPDGEDKALPTTQEWAMKPNVAKFHERNQASGFPRRELGVTWTDLTIKARSAESALHENVVSQFNIPKLIQESRRETPLKTILDASHGCVKPGEMLLVLGRPGSGCTTLLNLLTNKRRGYEHISGDVFYGSMKASDAKKYRGQIVMNTEEEVFFPTLTVGQSMDFATRLKTPFNLPNGVSDKEDHRAETKEFLLKSMGIEHTFDTKVGDAFVRGVSGGERKRVSIIECLASRGSVFCWDNSTRGLDASTALEYTKAIRAMTDVLGLASIVTLYQAGNGIYQLFDKVLVLDEGKEIYYGPMREARPFMEELGFICDDGANVADFLTGVTVPTERKIRGDMRHKFPRTAADIRARYEETQIYSRMKAEYDFPTSAGAKEKTELFQQAIHLDKEKGLPKNSPMTVGFLGQVRACIIRQYQILWGDKATFIIKQVSTIVQALIAGSLFYNAPASSAGLFVKSGACFFALLFNSLLSMSEVTESFSGRPVLLKHKSFAFFHPAAFCIAQIAADVPVILFQVSAFSLILYFMVGLTMDAGIFFTFWIIVVATTFCMTALFRSIGAGFSTFDAASKVSGFLITACIMYTGYMIQKPQMHPWFVWLFWIDPLAYAFDALLSNEFHGKRIDCVANNLIPSGPGFTSGENQACAGVGGAVPGQSFVDGDAYLASLSYSHSHLWRNFGIVWAWWALFVFITIVMTSRWRSSSEAGPSLFIPRDTAKAYKVGQKKREKDEEGQGQVSDAVVSSASLSDERTEAEDEGPTNLVRNTSVFTWKNLSYTVKTPSGDRLLLDNVQGWVKPGNLTALMGSSGAGKTTLLDVLAQRKTEGTIHGSILVDGRPLPVSFQRSAGYCEQLDVHESHATVREALQFSALLRQSRETPRREKLAYVDTIIDLLELHDLADTLIGEVGAGLSVEQRKRVTIGVELVAKPSILLFLDEPTSGLDGQSAYHTVRFLRKLAAVGQAVLVTIHQPSAVLFSQFDTLLLLAKGGKTVYFGDIGEQASVIKEYFGRYGAPCPPGANPAEHMIDVVSGVLSQGKNWSDIWLASPEYEKMTAELDGIIEKAAASPPGTVDDGHEFATPMWEQIKLVTHRMNVSLYRNTDYVNNKFALHIFSALFNGFSFWMVGDSVGDLQLKLFTIFNFIFVAPGVLAQLQPLFIHRRDIFEAREKKSKMYSWVAFVTGLIVSEIPYLIICGVLYFVCWYYTVGFPANSQRAGATFFVMLMYEFLYTGMGQFIAAYAPNEVFATLVNPLLIGTLVSFCGVLVPYSQIQPFWRYWMYYLNPFNYLMGSLLVFDLWGSKVTCSSRELATFDPVNGTTCGEYLRDYLAEGPGSVANLLNPEATSSCKVCSYTEAQDYLRTLNLNEYYFGWRDAAIVVLMVFSSYAMVYALMKLRTKTSKKAE